From Gadus morhua chromosome 14, gadMor3.0, whole genome shotgun sequence:
AGGTAATTGATGCTGCTTCTCACCGACGagacaacacacgcacgcaccacatTGTGTACTCTTTTCTTGTCTACTATATGTTGTGTACAAATCCATATCCATAATAATGCATATTATTGGGGGTGCAATGCTAGAAGTTTGCCTTCGAGGCTTTTTGCCAAAATGGCTTTAGCGAGTAAGGGGACGAGGTATAAAGAGCGACAAAGGACATAcagtgaggtggaggtggttgtggatGACATGTAGTATGGCAAAGCCGTTTAAACATTTAAGAGCGAGACTGGATCATACGTTGCAGATACGTGATTCAGTTCTTCCTAATCAAAAATAAGTGTTCAGATATCAGCCAGCCATGACATTATTCCTATCCACAATTTTCCTCGGACATGTGACGTCACTTTTGCTTTATTGGGCTTTCAGTTTCGGATATCCACAATAGCATTATTCAAACATAGGCCGCCtacacaaacaaatagataaatatatcTCTTGTTACTAGGAAATATTCACATTTCAGATATACAATCCAATTGTCAAAGTCAAAACATTAATTTCAGATATCCAAATGGAAAATATTCTAGATATATCCTTATCTAGTGCATGGAATGTTAGTGGATTTGACTGAAGAAAGTGAAATAGTGTTGCTCTCCTCCACATCCTTCAGCCTGTTAAACTACAAAAATAGTGTCATGGTCGCAGCATTGGATGCCGTCGCTTGAAATGGTGGTATCCTAGGAAATGTAACTTAGCCATAAAACCATTGTTGCGCTGTGTTTCGTGATTAATGCTGGAGCGGTAGGGAGGAGAGATTACATAGACCGGCTTTCGTGAGAAATGCTAAAAACCAGGGTGCATTTCCCCATTCCCAGGCATGGACTCATAACTACTGAAACGCAGTAGCACAAATGTTGTCatcattttaaaatgaaattggagaaaacaaatacacattaTTTACAATGTTTTAACACAATGCCAAAAGAAAAAATCTCATCAAAAACCCTTAAGGATACAAGTAAATGACAGGTTTGTTGTCCATTTCTTCACCATAAAAAAAacgttcataaaaaaaaacacaaaaaggtcCTCAAACGTTTAATCCCATGTTCTTCCCAATATGGGAGAGTAGGAGAACAATTCTACAACAACAATTACTTCTGTATTGTTAGCTAAAATGCATCTCTGTGATGCTGAAGCTTATTTTAGATTTGtgtgtgataaaaaaaagactAGCTGCCCGTTGCATCTTGAACCACTTGGAGGATCTGTATCTGCACCTGGATGAGTTTCTCTAGAGGCAGCCTCTCCAAATGAGGCACGATGCTTTGGCAGAAGAGTTTGGCCGAGCTTTGTTGAACGGTCGGCTCTGCCCGCGTGTAGCTCCCCATGCCATGGGCCGCAGCCGACTCCTCCTCAGGCTCGTCCTCAACATCCTCAGTTTTAACCTCTGTGGAGATGAATGAATCAACGCAAAAAACGAAACATCATTAGAGAGACATGGCTGATGTGTACAACCCCCAGAGTCCCACCCATCTCAACCCTTAAGGAAGACGCCCAAGCCCTTACCTTCTCCTCCATGACCTGTATCTGTTCTGAACCATCAAATCGAATTCAAACAGACATCGCAATCTAATAGACCACGCTTTGCATATTGCAAAGGCtgcgttaaaaaaataatatatatactgcTACTCACTGGAGATCAGTAACATTCGTATTAatcaattaatctcaacacatagtcctggcctaaaggaaagagcagtttatattttgactGTTTCCAATGTTGTGCTGGTCATACtctagaatgatttattgcttgtatttagtgaataatacagaacataagtaactttaaaaataaatattgcgTACTACATCGCAATCTTGGgtcgaaataatcgcaattagaTTATGTCCCCAAAACGTTCAACACTTTGACTTCACAAGACCATCTGAGACGTCTCTCTGCCGACTGTGAGCACGACACTCACCTATTTCCGCTGGCTTCTCCACACAACCGTGGACCTCGCCGTTGACCACTGGCAACTCGGGCTCGGTGTTGCTgtgatctcctcctcccccagtccaGTTCTTCATGTCCCGAGGCGGCTCCATGAGGAAGGCCCGGTCAGCAGTGTGTCTCCACCTCCCCTGTGAGCCTACGATCTCCCCACTCACGATTGCCTGCTTCTCCTTCCTGACCTCCCGGATGTACTTGTCGCGGAGGCCCTTCCGGCGCCTGCGACACAAAGCGACTGACAGGAGACGGATAGATCAAAAAATGCATGCAAGAACCACAATATGAGGTTATGAGATAAGACAGTTAATGTTTACAATGTAGATTGAATATTGACCATTGGTGCTCCTTTAAAAGTTATTGAGTTATGTCAGGGGCCGTAGCACATCGTTTTTCTACCATGTCACACAATGTAATTTCTACTTTTTGAAGTTTTAaactcctttcctctcctttcatGTGTGTGAGACTGAAGTGACTGTCCCTACAGTTTTTTTGTGGCTTATTTTGATACCCAGAGGGCATGCCATTACAATGCGTTACCATAACTATCCAGGCTCTATTAGAAATGAGTAGTACACCTAGTAGAACAGTTCTGCATTGGTCATTTATTGACGGTCCCTATGTGGAAAATAAGCAGTCAGGAGCAAGTGGGTGTCCCTTGGTCGTCCGCCAAGACAGACTGAAAGCACGGCAGGAACTGCTGATGAATATCCACAACAAATTAACTTCAACCTGGTCTCTTTTACCCTGTTTCCGGCCACTGACTCCCTCTCATTGCCCCCTCTCCCTTAATATAAATATCATAATATCATTGTTAAATATTAAAAGTTTCAATGTCATTAACAtctaaaatacaaaaacaatattcaACAATATGTTATTTTTCACCTACTCCTAGCTGTTAGCTACAGCAGCATCAAGGTAAGCCTCCTATTGCTTTAAT
This genomic window contains:
- the LOC115558367 gene encoding uncharacterized protein LOC115558367 produces the protein MAASGSRVGLRWGDSEVECLLEIWADDSIQSQLDTTHKNSGVFGAIRDYLEHRGYHRTMGQCRDKVKKLRFQYLRVRDALRRSGSSSDEKGRFPWYDAVDLIIGHKTSSVPRVLESSPVFCRLECTTEDNIRETPLKVALCRRRRKGLRDKYIREVRKEKQAIVSGEIVGSQGRWRHTADRAFLMEPPRDMKNWTGGGGDHSNTEPELPVVNGEVHGCVEKPAEIEVKTEDVEDEPEEESAAAHGMGSYTRAEPTVQQSSAKLFCQSIVPHLERLPLEKLIQVQIQILQVVQDATGS